CGGTAGAATTGATGTAGATAATGCGACGTTACCTTTTGCGATCTCTGTGAAAATTAAATACCAATCTGTACACGGAGTAACCATTAACATAATAAAGCCAACCCAAAGTGCTGGGTGATCTGAAAGAAATAACGCGCCTAATCCCCAAGCGAGAAAAGGTGTCCATATAAAATTAATACCTAGGCTTGTTCCAGCGAATTTTAAGTTGCGGAATCCATTTTTTATATCCTTTAAGGGGATGCTGAGGAATAATCCATAAAGCATTAAAAATAAGAAGGGGACAATAAATTTTTCTGAATACATATGTATCATCTTAAATTGTCCTAATATAACCCCAAATATAACAGCTGCAAGAATGATAAAGGTTTGAATCTTTTCTAAAGTACTCATTAATAAATCCTCTCTATAGATGAATTTCCCTTTCTAGTTGTATTATACAAGGTATTTATGTGTTTTTGAATTTATCACTTTGACTGAGGAAATATCTTTATTTAATATTTTTAACCCGAGATATTTTTATTTTTTAAAAGTTACTTGACTAAAGTAAGTGAGTGTACTATACTCACTTACATAAGGTAATTAAATAAATAAAAGTTAAAACTTCGGTTTAGATAATGTATTTAAATGAGATAGTTTCAGCAGGACATGATGAAACCTTTTCTTAGAATAAGATTTTTAATGCTGATGAATAATGAATATGATAAGAAAGTTTAGGTGAAGAGAATGGGATTATTTAGCTCATTATTTGGTAAAAAAGAAGAAAATACAAAAGTAGAGGAGAATAAAACTATGTCAAAAGTATTATTTGTAAAAGCGAACGATCGTCCAGCGGAGCAAGCAATTAGTTCAAAAATGTATGAAACATTTGTAAGTGCTTATAAGGAAGCAAATCCGAATACAGAAATTACGGAGTTAGATTTATTTGCATTAGATCTTCCGTATTACGGAAATATCGCTATTTCGGGTGGATATAAACGTAGTCAAGGAATGGAGATAACAGCTGAAGAAGAGAAGGCAGTTGCTACAGTAGATAAATATTTAAATCAATTTTTAGAGGCTGAAAAGGTTGTATTTGCGTTCCCATTATGGAACTTTACAGTACCAGCACCATTAATTACGTATATTTCATATCTTTCTCAAGCTGGAAAAACGTTTAAATATACAGCGAACGGTCCAGAAGGTTTAGCTGGTGATAAGAAAGTAGTTGTTTTAGGCGCTCGTGGTTCAGATTACTCTTCTGAACAAATGGCTCCTATGGAAATGGCTGTTAATTACGTTACAAACGTACTTGGGTTCTGGGGAATTACCAATCCAGAGACAGTTGTAATTGAAGGACACAATCAATATCCAGATCGCTCA
This Bacillus mycoides DNA region includes the following protein-coding sequences:
- a CDS encoding FMN-dependent NADH-azoreductase, translated to MGLFSSLFGKKEENTKVEENKTMSKVLFVKANDRPAEQAISSKMYETFVSAYKEANPNTEITELDLFALDLPYYGNIAISGGYKRSQGMEITAEEEKAVATVDKYLNQFLEAEKVVFAFPLWNFTVPAPLITYISYLSQAGKTFKYTANGPEGLAGDKKVVVLGARGSDYSSEQMAPMEMAVNYVTNVLGFWGITNPETVVIEGHNQYPDRSQQIVEEGLENVKKVAVKF